The Mammaliicoccus sciuri genome window below encodes:
- the hemY gene encoding protoporphyrinogen oxidase, with translation MSKRIAIIGAGITGLSAAHYLRRDYPDAEIDVYEQSDRVGGKIKTYRKDGYTIELGPESYLGRKTIMTELAEEIGIADDLVTNKTGQSYIYSHNKLYPIPGGSIMGIPTEIKPFLKTQLISPAAKLRAGLDYFLPVKPMHTDISIGHFFRQRLGDEVLENLIEPLMAGIYGANIDKLSLKTTFPHFKEQEEKEGGLIKGMIAQKAKNNADKKVTVKPKGQFKQFRHGLESFIQTLRESLEDKGVQIHLNAPVQNLVEKDNKTILTVNNEEHEYDGVIVTIPHQHFVKWFEGDLKLDYFNYMPSTSVATVVMAFDKDQVVNDKDGTGFVIARTSDTAITACTWTNKKWPHTTPEGKVLLRAYVGKPGSNIIHHKDEEQLKQVALNDLNKIMTIKGEPEFFIVMKLPHSMPQYEVGHIDRIRDIQEHIDQNYHNLIITGASFDAVGLPDCVQMAKNASDKMIEYLK, from the coding sequence ATGTCAAAACGAATTGCAATAATAGGGGCAGGGATAACTGGGTTATCTGCTGCCCATTATTTAAGAAGAGATTATCCAGATGCAGAAATTGATGTATATGAACAATCAGACAGAGTAGGCGGCAAAATCAAAACTTATCGTAAAGATGGTTATACAATTGAACTAGGGCCAGAATCTTACTTAGGTAGAAAGACAATTATGACAGAATTGGCTGAAGAAATTGGGATTGCTGATGATTTAGTAACAAATAAAACAGGGCAATCATATATTTACAGTCATAATAAGTTATATCCAATACCAGGCGGTTCGATTATGGGTATACCGACAGAAATTAAACCATTTCTTAAGACACAATTGATTTCGCCAGCAGCTAAATTAAGAGCAGGATTAGATTATTTCTTACCTGTTAAACCGATGCATACAGATATATCAATCGGTCATTTCTTTAGACAAAGATTAGGTGATGAAGTATTAGAAAACTTAATCGAACCTTTAATGGCAGGTATTTATGGTGCAAATATCGATAAATTAAGCTTAAAAACAACATTTCCTCATTTTAAAGAACAAGAAGAAAAAGAAGGCGGCTTAATAAAAGGTATGATAGCTCAAAAAGCTAAAAATAATGCCGATAAAAAAGTAACAGTCAAACCAAAAGGTCAATTTAAGCAATTTAGACATGGCCTTGAATCATTCATTCAAACATTACGTGAGAGTCTTGAAGATAAAGGCGTTCAAATACATTTAAACGCTCCAGTTCAAAATTTAGTAGAAAAAGATAATAAAACAATTTTGACTGTAAATAATGAAGAGCATGAATATGATGGTGTAATCGTTACAATACCACACCAACATTTCGTTAAATGGTTTGAAGGTGACCTTAAATTAGATTACTTTAACTATATGCCTTCAACAAGTGTTGCAACAGTTGTTATGGCATTTGATAAAGACCAAGTCGTGAATGATAAAGATGGAACTGGATTTGTAATCGCAAGAACTAGTGATACAGCCATCACAGCATGTACTTGGACAAACAAAAAATGGCCACATACAACACCAGAAGGAAAAGTCTTATTAAGAGCGTATGTAGGTAAACCAGGCTCAAATATTATTCATCATAAAGACGAAGAACAATTGAAACAAGTTGCTCTAAATGATTTGAATAAAATCATGACGATCAAAGGAGAACCAGAATTCTTTATCGTAATGAAATTACCACACAGCATGCCTCAATATGAAGTCGGTCATATCGATCGTATTCGAGATATACAAGAACATATCGATCAAAATTATCATAATCTAATCATAACAGGCGCTTCATTTGATGCAGTCGGATTACCAGACTGTGTACAAATGGCTAAGAACGCTAGTGACAAGATGATAGAGTATTTGAAGTAG
- a CDS encoding DUF4352 domain-containing protein — protein MDNQQEVSKKSNKKKWIWGCGGCLGVFLILAIVFGACSAVFVNSVDEEVNGTKEEQKKNKETSKKRYKVGDDVTIKDVQFKLVDAYYTDERNEFADVEADKVLVVDMEIKNNGDEDIPVGTDVKAYADGKQLESYPVDDELIDGLSPGRSIQGKTGFAITGNPKKLELEFSPFSDFSGTKAVYDLEP, from the coding sequence ATGGATAATCAACAAGAAGTAAGTAAAAAAAGTAACAAGAAAAAATGGATTTGGGGATGTGGTGGCTGTTTAGGAGTTTTCTTGATCTTAGCTATAGTGTTTGGTGCTTGTAGTGCTGTATTCGTTAACAGCGTTGATGAAGAAGTAAATGGTACCAAAGAAGAACAAAAGAAAAATAAAGAGACATCTAAGAAAAGATATAAAGTTGGTGACGATGTTACTATCAAAGACGTACAGTTTAAATTAGTAGATGCATACTATACAGATGAAAGAAATGAATTTGCGGATGTAGAAGCTGATAAAGTCTTAGTTGTAGATATGGAAATTAAAAACAACGGAGATGAAGATATTCCTGTGGGAACTGATGTAAAAGCTTATGCTGATGGAAAGCAATTAGAGAGTTACCCAGTAGATGATGAATTAATTGATGGTTTATCACCAGGTAGAAGTATACAAGGAAAGACTGGATTTGCTATTACGGGGAATCCTAAGAAACTAGAATTAGAATTCAGTCCATTTTCTGATTTCAGTGGAACAAAAGCAGTATACGACTTAGAACCATAA
- a CDS encoding ImmA/IrrE family metallo-endopeptidase, whose protein sequence is MWKSFTHELGHMFLHYTNQRCSHPMFNEKQEAEAETFSLLMRMPERIIVDNKLWTVDQVIQYFNVSYEDAYLRMELLANRTKTNRLVGINSYSN, encoded by the coding sequence ATGTGGAAATCATTCACTCATGAACTTGGTCATATGTTCCTACATTATACAAATCAAAGGTGTTCGCATCCTATGTTCAACGAAAAACAGGAAGCAGAAGCTGAAACCTTCTCCCTCCTCATGAGAATGCCCGAGAGAATAATAGTTGATAATAAACTATGGACAGTAGATCAAGTAATACAATATTTTAACGTATCATATGAAGATGCATATTTAAGAATGGAATTATTAGCAAACAGAACTAAAACTAACCGTTTAGTTGGTATTAATTCGTACAGTAATTAA
- a CDS encoding tyrosine-type recombinase/integrase, which yields MKTIKRNNKWQYDFGYEGIRYRKGGFKTKKEAIQAGNERYNLLFKGYKVNDQLPFTKYYHDWVKVNIEGRVSDKTYNRYLASIQVFEEKFGDLPLNKLTQLKYRELLKEYGEGKYLNTTRDGRTQIKNEGRTTNSVQKLHYNLRTVIKDALLEGLIYRDPTIGAKPKGIKSAKLEEEKYITITQLNELKQYVSERKELSHLFLYILIITGGRFSEVQKLQYSHLKQEDNKIHLPGTKTDAAPRTIPISNKDMTFINNFLQEREMNSNNYIFHTGIGLITNASVTKVYKNFCLKNKIGNRTLHSIRHTHCSMLIHEGVSIYYISKRLGHTSINTTLSIYSHLLEETEKQEDEKIIEILERF from the coding sequence ATGAAAACTATAAAAAGAAATAATAAATGGCAGTACGATTTTGGTTACGAAGGAATAAGATATAGGAAAGGTGGATTTAAAACTAAAAAAGAAGCAATTCAAGCTGGAAATGAAAGATATAACTTATTATTTAAAGGATACAAAGTAAACGATCAACTCCCCTTCACAAAATATTATCACGATTGGGTAAAAGTTAATATTGAAGGTCGAGTATCTGACAAAACATATAATAGATATTTAGCTTCTATTCAAGTATTTGAAGAAAAATTTGGAGACCTACCTCTCAATAAATTAACACAATTAAAATATAGGGAATTATTGAAAGAATACGGTGAAGGTAAATACTTAAATACTACAAGAGACGGAAGAACTCAAATTAAAAATGAAGGAAGAACCACAAATAGTGTTCAGAAATTACATTATAACCTACGTACAGTTATTAAGGATGCATTATTAGAAGGTTTAATTTATAGAGACCCTACTATTGGTGCAAAACCCAAAGGTATTAAATCAGCTAAATTAGAAGAAGAAAAGTATATTACAATTACACAACTAAATGAATTAAAACAATATGTTTCTGAAAGAAAGGAATTATCTCACCTATTCTTATACATCTTAATTATTACAGGCGGTAGATTTTCTGAAGTTCAAAAACTCCAATATTCTCATTTAAAACAAGAAGATAATAAAATACATTTACCAGGTACAAAAACTGATGCTGCACCTAGAACTATACCAATTTCTAATAAGGATATGACATTTATCAATAATTTTCTACAAGAACGTGAAATGAATTCTAATAACTATATATTCCATACTGGCATAGGTCTGATAACTAATGCGTCTGTTACAAAAGTTTATAAAAATTTTTGTTTAAAAAATAAAATCGGTAATCGTACATTACATTCTATAAGACATACACACTGTTCTATGTTAATACATGAAGGCGTATCTATTTATTATATAAGTAAGAGATTAGGACATACTTCCATTAATACTACTCTTTCAATATACAGTCATTTATTAGAAGAAACTGAAAAACAAGAAGATGAAAAAATAATAGAAATTTTAGAACGCTTCTAA